The following are encoded together in the Candidatus Woesebacteria bacterium genome:
- the rpoD gene encoding RNA polymerase sigma factor RpoD — translation MTNTKTNSKPSKLTKSQEDLIKQGKEQGFLTQDNILEVYPEAEKHLDELDALYDILIAEGLDVFESVVGEEFETDDLARDKLDKEIEILSKLSGAESTDPVRQYLREIGKVPLLFAEEEVELAKRFEKGEKFAKDKLTESNLRLVVSIAKKYIGRGLSLLDLIQEGNQGLIRAVEKYDWRKGYKFSTYATWWIRQAITRAIADQARTIRIPVHMVETINKLYRISRRLMQEKGREPTADEIAEEAEVEPERVREIFKIAQEVASLEAPVGEDKESFLGDFIPDDNQLSPVDAASKQLLKDHLDEVLATLSEREAKVLKLRFGLEGSKQMTLEEVGKVFGVTRERIRQIEAKALRKLKHPSRRKKLQDYLE, via the coding sequence ATGACAAATACGAAAACAAATTCAAAACCTTCGAAATTAACCAAATCGCAAGAAGATCTAATAAAACAAGGTAAAGAGCAGGGATTTTTGACACAAGACAATATCTTGGAAGTGTACCCCGAGGCAGAAAAACATCTTGATGAATTGGATGCTTTGTACGATATCCTAATTGCCGAAGGATTGGATGTTTTCGAGAGTGTTGTCGGTGAAGAATTTGAAACCGATGACTTGGCACGGGATAAATTGGACAAAGAAATCGAAATTCTTTCCAAACTCTCAGGTGCGGAAAGCACCGATCCCGTCAGACAATATTTACGTGAGATTGGAAAAGTACCCTTACTTTTTGCAGAAGAAGAAGTGGAATTGGCGAAACGTTTTGAGAAGGGTGAGAAATTTGCTAAAGATAAACTTACAGAAAGCAATTTGAGGTTAGTCGTTTCGATTGCCAAAAAATATATCGGTCGCGGACTTTCTCTCCTTGATTTAATCCAAGAAGGTAATCAGGGTCTTATTCGTGCGGTAGAAAAATACGACTGGAGAAAAGGATATAAATTCTCAACTTATGCAACATGGTGGATAAGACAGGCGATAACACGAGCGATCGCAGATCAAGCAAGGACGATTAGAATTCCTGTCCACATGGTGGAAACGATCAATAAACTTTACCGAATTAGCAGGCGTTTAATGCAAGAAAAAGGTAGAGAACCGACTGCTGACGAGATTGCAGAAGAAGCGGAAGTAGAACCGGAACGTGTACGCGAAATCTTTAAAATAGCTCAAGAAGTTGCCTCATTGGAAGCTCCCGTCGGAGAGGACAAAGAGAGTTTTCTTGGGGATTTCATACCCGATGATAACCAATTGTCTCCAGTGGATGCCGCGAGCAAGCAACTTTTAAAAGATCACCTTGATGAAGTGTTGGCGACTCTTTCGGAAAGAGAAGCAAAGGTTCTTAAACTCCGTTTTGGACTTGAGGGCAGTAAACAAATGACCTTGGAAGAAGTTGGAAAAGTCTTCGGTGTAACTCGTGAACGAATTAGACAAATCGAAGCAAAGGCGTTAAGAAAACTCAAACACCCCAGTAGAAGGAAAAAACTTCAGGATTATTTGGAATAA
- the amrB gene encoding AmmeMemoRadiSam system protein B: MKWLLIVFSSFVILSLFGQIYLVHRDNNVDSNHTLTHSSRQYDLDFYNQAEEKAVKYRISPNGKVLGGIIPHHLLAAPIIQAFFDGIEENFDTIILITPNHYNAGYDNIQVSYARWETPYGELNPNVEILDNISKDTAGHNENVFENEHAVYGTVAFIKKKFPSAKLVPITVKSTTTKEECDQLTEILRSLSEDVLVLVSADFSHYQTSNMADGFDKQSIEVITNFHLDKIYNLDSVKHVDTPASVYIISKLMKENTATPQLLVNTNSAKLVDIDNLDGTTSYITFYFVK; encoded by the coding sequence ATGAAGTGGTTGCTGATTGTTTTTTCTAGTTTTGTAATCCTATCTTTGTTTGGACAAATCTACCTCGTACACCGCGACAACAATGTCGACTCTAATCACACTCTTACTCATTCCTCGAGGCAGTATGATCTTGATTTTTACAATCAAGCCGAAGAAAAAGCCGTCAAATACCGCATATCTCCAAATGGAAAAGTACTTGGCGGAATTATCCCCCACCACTTACTTGCGGCACCGATAATTCAAGCATTTTTTGACGGTATCGAAGAAAATTTCGACACCATTATTTTGATTACGCCAAATCATTACAATGCAGGATATGACAATATCCAGGTTTCTTATGCGAGGTGGGAAACACCTTACGGTGAGTTAAACCCCAATGTGGAAATATTGGATAACATATCTAAAGACACAGCCGGACACAATGAAAATGTTTTCGAAAACGAACACGCCGTTTACGGAACAGTCGCCTTTATAAAAAAGAAATTTCCGTCTGCGAAACTTGTACCAATTACCGTCAAATCGACCACTACCAAAGAGGAATGTGACCAATTGACTGAAATTTTACGATCATTGAGTGAGGATGTTTTGGTTCTCGTAAGTGCCGATTTCTCGCATTACCAAACATCAAACATGGCAGACGGTTTTGACAAACAAAGCATAGAGGTAATTACCAACTTCCACCTTGATAAAATTTACAATTTAGATTCCGTAAAACATGTCGATACACCCGCCTCTGTGTATATTATCTCCAAACTTATGAAGGAAAACACCGCTACGCCACAGTTACTTGTAAACACAAATTCGGCTAAACTGGTAGATATCGATAATTTAGACGGCACAACCAGTTACATAACTTTTTATTTCGTGAAGTAA
- a CDS encoding DUF3160 domain-containing protein, giving the protein MDEGIPPVNQISDNPQNTENINGEQSVFNKTDPVAHTPKTKPITLKRVLLAISILVAIGLFTITHLAKNRADSTNNLDTKHSFRITSPGVFAEYKEIKSTIKPSLPAYTISVPEITNLSEVSQSGGFQIDENLTSQLTRNGFFIKPTQITYSDPETPIFEPRSGNGNRVDDMIDIYMKVGGSTSQYDRQPENAVFITSDLLLHTYHVLIDRTFQKIEETKMHSKLHTLTKALYESSIVSYKENKDSELTSSLSRITTYYLIPLVILDTSNTENKTMYFETVEEQQSALETDESVDTKERMLTNLEKYKNDVPDEIYSLAEKELNLIFDAQAPSESPLFGKFTPDLLEDYTQYTPRGHYTKNSTLRSYFRAMMWYGRRNFELRNEFLTQDAAIIAWQLGHVDYDKTRASSLWEDIYLPTVFFVGQSDDLTYYQYSDLVNEVYGDSVKLTDFKDLAKLEILRQKAQLLAGPKILSEIKTFDPLQAPTKDELLQSTKGFRFMGQRFIPDSYMFSELTQGDEKPDETTGQYLPSTPTSLMVMSILGNKTADPLLDDWVKENAPDSDRVIAQVQNKLKGEFLSLDEKTWTQNIYWAWLYNFMPLFEEHGDGYPGFMRNYAWNKKSLNTVLGSWTELRHDTLLYAKQSYAEMGGGPEEGEIPPVPKGYVEPDLSFITRLIALNKMTLEGLDDNDLLIDGMKQKFENFDKALNFFKEIAEKELTDQKISDEEFEKLRNYVTYNFPNIVWSLDGDIMREKDARMGIVADVHTDATKNQILYEATGTPMIIYVAVKDTNGTRLTRGAVYSYYEFTQPLERRLTDEKWQEIVYEGKEQLPPTPSWVTDIITP; this is encoded by the coding sequence ATGGATGAAGGTATTCCTCCCGTAAACCAAATTTCCGATAATCCTCAAAACACAGAAAATATCAATGGAGAGCAAAGTGTGTTTAATAAAACTGATCCCGTTGCCCACACACCCAAAACAAAACCTATTACTTTAAAAAGGGTGTTATTGGCTATTTCTATCCTTGTCGCAATCGGGTTATTTACAATCACACACCTAGCAAAAAACAGGGCTGACTCAACCAATAATCTTGATACAAAACACAGTTTCCGTATTACAAGCCCAGGCGTCTTCGCAGAGTACAAAGAGATTAAATCAACTATTAAACCTTCCCTGCCTGCTTACACCATTTCTGTTCCTGAAATAACTAATTTATCGGAAGTATCACAAAGCGGAGGTTTTCAGATCGATGAAAATCTCACGTCCCAACTAACACGGAATGGTTTTTTTATAAAACCAACGCAAATCACATATTCAGACCCCGAGACTCCAATTTTTGAACCCCGATCCGGCAACGGAAACAGAGTCGACGATATGATTGATATATACATGAAGGTTGGTGGATCAACTAGTCAATATGACCGACAACCTGAAAATGCGGTTTTTATAACTTCGGACTTACTCCTTCATACGTACCATGTGCTTATTGATCGAACATTTCAAAAGATTGAAGAAACAAAAATGCATTCCAAATTACATACTTTGACCAAAGCACTATATGAAAGTTCTATCGTGAGTTACAAAGAAAATAAGGATTCCGAACTAACGAGCAGCCTGTCGCGAATTACTACTTATTATCTGATTCCACTCGTAATTCTTGACACCAGCAACACAGAAAACAAAACTATGTACTTCGAAACAGTCGAAGAACAGCAATCAGCATTGGAGACCGACGAATCAGTAGATACAAAAGAGCGCATGTTAACCAATCTGGAAAAATACAAGAATGATGTTCCGGATGAAATTTATTCTCTTGCAGAAAAAGAACTGAATTTAATTTTCGACGCACAAGCACCAAGCGAGTCTCCCCTTTTTGGAAAATTTACACCGGATTTACTTGAGGATTATACCCAGTACACTCCGCGCGGCCATTATACAAAAAATTCGACACTTCGAAGTTATTTCAGAGCTATGATGTGGTATGGCAGGCGCAATTTTGAATTGAGAAACGAATTCCTCACGCAAGATGCGGCAATAATTGCATGGCAACTTGGACATGTCGACTACGACAAAACAAGAGCATCAAGTCTCTGGGAAGATATTTACTTACCGACCGTGTTTTTTGTGGGACAAAGTGATGATCTTACTTACTACCAGTATTCCGATTTGGTAAACGAGGTTTATGGCGATAGTGTTAAACTAACCGATTTTAAAGATCTGGCTAAATTGGAGATCTTAAGACAAAAGGCACAGCTGTTGGCGGGTCCAAAAATTCTATCTGAAATAAAAACTTTTGATCCGCTGCAGGCACCCACAAAAGACGAGTTACTGCAAAGTACCAAAGGTTTCAGATTTATGGGACAGCGCTTTATTCCTGACAGTTATATGTTTAGTGAGTTAACACAAGGAGACGAAAAACCCGATGAGACAACAGGTCAATATTTACCTTCCACTCCGACATCGTTAATGGTCATGTCAATTCTCGGCAATAAAACCGCTGACCCACTTTTAGACGACTGGGTGAAAGAAAATGCCCCCGATTCGGATAGGGTTATTGCACAAGTACAAAATAAATTAAAGGGTGAATTTTTGTCATTGGATGAAAAAACATGGACGCAAAATATCTATTGGGCGTGGCTTTATAACTTTATGCCGCTTTTCGAAGAGCACGGTGATGGTTATCCCGGTTTTATGAGAAATTATGCCTGGAACAAAAAATCGCTCAATACCGTACTTGGTTCATGGACAGAACTACGACACGATACACTCTTGTATGCCAAACAATCGTATGCAGAAATGGGAGGTGGGCCGGAGGAGGGAGAAATTCCACCCGTCCCCAAAGGATATGTTGAACCCGATTTGTCTTTCATAACGAGACTTATTGCTTTAAACAAAATGACTCTCGAAGGTTTGGATGATAACGACCTTCTCATTGACGGAATGAAACAAAAATTCGAAAACTTCGACAAAGCGCTTAATTTCTTTAAAGAAATTGCCGAAAAAGAGTTGACTGACCAAAAAATTTCGGATGAAGAATTTGAGAAACTTAGAAATTACGTTACCTATAATTTCCCCAACATCGTATGGAGCTTAGATGGAGATATCATGCGCGAAAAAGATGCGCGCATGGGAATTGTTGCCGATGTACATACCGATGCGACAAAGAATCAAATTTTATATGAGGCAACGGGTACTCCGATGATTATCTATGTTGCCGTAAAAGACACCAACGGCACCAGATTGACACGGGGCGCAGTATATAGCTATTACGAGTTTACTCAACCGCTTGAACGAAGGTTAACAGATGAAAAATGGCAAGAAATAGTGTATGAGGGAAAGGAGCAATTACCCCCTACACCAAGTTGGGTGACAGACATCATTACTCCATAA
- a CDS encoding NUDIX domain-containing protein, translated as MIKEIKVKAMCIIKHNDKLLLNKGFDSIKNETFYRLIGGHVEFGEKAIDTLKREIFEELGVEIFNLEFVTPIEEIFIYQGERGHEVIFVFEGELRDEKVLGSETIPNPDSPNFPAVWIPVSLVKDKSIICYPTFEIEKYI; from the coding sequence GTGATAAAAGAAATTAAAGTAAAAGCAATGTGCATAATTAAGCACAATGACAAACTTCTTTTGAATAAAGGTTTTGACAGTATCAAAAACGAAACCTTTTACCGACTAATTGGAGGACACGTCGAATTTGGAGAAAAAGCAATTGATACACTTAAAAGAGAAATATTTGAAGAGCTGGGTGTAGAAATATTTAATCTAGAATTTGTAACACCAATTGAGGAAATTTTTATTTATCAAGGCGAAAGAGGTCATGAAGTAATTTTTGTCTTTGAGGGTGAATTAAGAGACGAAAAGGTATTAGGCAGTGAGACAATTCCCAACCCCGACTCGCCCAACTTCCCTGCAGTGTGGATACCTGTTTCTTTGGTAAAGGATAAAAGCATAATCTGCTACCCCACGTTTGAAATTGAAAAGTATATTTAA